Proteins encoded in a region of the Leifsonia sp. PS1209 genome:
- the msuE gene encoding FMN reductase codes for MSQLSPIPSNPSARPLRVVAVSGSLHTPSKTTALVKEILASFGRELPIDAHLIAVNEIGPDFAGALRRDELPASVEAELQRIESADLLVVASPVYRASFTGLFKHLFDFVGQYALVDTPVLIAATGGSDRHALIIEHQFRPLFGFFQALTLPIGIYANDSDFTNGAVSSLDLHERIDLAVARAIPLIRSNVAEAESIAKYLGR; via the coding sequence ATGTCTCAGCTCTCGCCCATCCCGTCGAACCCGTCCGCCCGGCCGCTGCGCGTCGTCGCGGTGTCCGGCAGCCTGCACACGCCGTCGAAGACCACGGCGCTCGTCAAGGAGATCCTCGCCTCGTTCGGGCGCGAGCTGCCGATCGACGCGCACCTCATCGCCGTGAACGAGATCGGCCCCGACTTCGCCGGGGCGCTCCGCCGCGACGAGCTGCCCGCGTCGGTCGAGGCCGAACTGCAGCGCATCGAGTCCGCCGACCTGCTCGTCGTCGCGAGTCCCGTGTACCGGGCGTCGTTCACCGGGCTGTTCAAGCACCTGTTCGACTTCGTCGGCCAGTATGCGCTCGTCGACACCCCCGTGCTGATCGCGGCGACGGGAGGTTCCGACCGCCACGCGCTCATCATCGAGCACCAGTTCCGGCCGCTGTTCGGCTTCTTCCAGGCGCTCACGCTGCCCATCGGCATCTACGCGAACGACTCCGACTTCACCAACGGCGCCGTGAGCAGCCTCGACCTGCACGAGCGCATCGATCTGGCCGTCGCCCGGGCGATCCCGCTGATCCGCAGCAACGTGGCGGAGGCCGAGTCGATCGCCAAGTACCTGGGACGCTGA
- a CDS encoding NtaA/DmoA family FMN-dependent monooxygenase (This protein belongs to a clade of FMN-dependent monooxygenases, within a broader family of flavin-dependent oxidoreductases, the luciferase-like monooxygenase (LMM) family, some of whose members use coenzyme F420 rather than FMN.), with amino-acid sequence MTRQLILGAVFRALGAFPSGWRYPGAHNDPLRDPAVLRRTARAAEAAKFDYLFFGEWLATGPDLEFRDPDLLARMDPLSAISYLAGVTRRIGLIATANTGYYDLFTLARQTASIDRLSGGRAGINLVTGADPRAAANHGRDPLGGAEPRYDEADEYVRALRMLWDSWEDDAFLRDRAPGRLIDPERLHRTDAVGAHVRVAGPLTAPRPVQGHLPIVHAGGSARARRLAGELADVSIVAVASIADAQSVRAETSARAAAAGRTDGGPRIVTPILPVVAGTTEEAQAVYDTLLGLVPLAGDRAAQAAGIQSVDFPGNRTIRALSGIVGVPLGTPELDAEVPLRVARRFSEGGQRLLEAVQTRTGRRIGGEHPVTYRRLLAAHAAPAGAVVGSGSEVADQLEAWFGSGAVDGFNILPPFLPAQFDAFTALVVPELQRRGIARTEYEGTTLRDHLGLPRPANLHVADAGRARAQGISA; translated from the coding sequence GTGACCAGGCAGCTCATCCTCGGCGCGGTGTTCCGTGCGCTCGGCGCCTTCCCGTCCGGCTGGCGATACCCGGGTGCCCACAACGACCCGCTCCGCGACCCCGCCGTGCTGCGCAGGACGGCGCGTGCGGCGGAGGCGGCGAAGTTCGACTACCTCTTCTTCGGCGAGTGGCTCGCCACCGGCCCGGACCTCGAGTTCCGCGACCCCGACCTGCTGGCCAGGATGGACCCGCTGAGCGCCATCTCCTACCTGGCCGGCGTCACCCGGCGCATCGGCCTGATCGCCACGGCCAACACCGGGTACTACGACCTGTTCACGCTGGCGCGGCAGACCGCATCCATCGACCGGCTGAGCGGAGGGCGGGCCGGGATCAACCTGGTCACCGGGGCGGACCCGCGCGCGGCAGCCAACCACGGCAGGGACCCGCTCGGAGGAGCCGAGCCGCGCTACGACGAGGCCGACGAGTACGTGCGGGCGCTCCGGATGCTCTGGGACAGCTGGGAGGACGACGCGTTCCTGCGCGACAGGGCGCCCGGCCGGCTGATCGACCCCGAGAGGCTGCACAGGACGGATGCCGTCGGAGCGCACGTCAGGGTGGCCGGGCCGCTGACCGCACCGCGGCCGGTGCAGGGCCACCTGCCGATCGTGCACGCGGGCGGCTCCGCCCGGGCGCGGCGCCTGGCCGGCGAGCTCGCCGACGTCTCGATCGTGGCCGTCGCGTCGATCGCCGACGCGCAGAGCGTGCGCGCGGAGACGAGCGCGCGCGCAGCTGCAGCCGGACGCACGGACGGCGGCCCCCGCATCGTGACGCCGATCCTCCCTGTCGTCGCCGGCACGACGGAGGAGGCGCAGGCGGTCTACGACACGCTGCTCGGGCTGGTGCCGCTCGCCGGTGACCGTGCTGCACAGGCGGCGGGCATCCAATCCGTGGACTTCCCGGGGAATCGCACGATCAGGGCGCTGTCCGGCATCGTCGGCGTGCCCCTCGGCACCCCGGAGCTCGACGCCGAGGTGCCGCTGCGGGTCGCGCGGCGCTTCTCCGAGGGCGGCCAGCGGCTGCTGGAAGCGGTGCAGACCCGCACCGGCAGGCGGATCGGCGGCGAGCATCCCGTGACGTACCGGAGGCTGCTCGCCGCGCACGCCGCGCCCGCCGGCGCGGTCGTCGGGTCGGGGAGCGAGGTCGCCGACCAGCTGGAGGCGTGGTTCGGCTCGGGCGCCGTCGACGGCTTCAACATCCTCCCGCCGTTCCTCCCCGCCCAGTTCGACGCGTTCACCGCGCTGGTCGTGCCGGAGCTCCAGCGCCGCGGGATCGCCCGCACCGAGTACGAGGGCACCACCCTCCGCGACCACCTCGGGCTGCCCCGCCCAGCCAACCTGCACGTCGCGGACGCCGGCCGAGCGCGCGCCCAGGGCATCTCGGCCTGA
- a CDS encoding aldo/keto reductase, with the protein MVANANIPTLELNNGTVIPQLGFGVFRVDPAETTRIVTDALEVGYRHIDTAAIYGNETGVGEAIASSGIARDDLFVTTKLWNDRQTDAQAAFDESLEKLGLDYVDLYLIHWPTPEKDTFVEAWKSLETIYASGRAKAIGVSNFLVPHLEKLLANTDIVPAVNQIELHPAHQQPEVTAFAREHGIQIEAWGPLGQGKYPLFDAPEVSGPAAAHGKTPAQVVIRWHLQTGNIVFPKSNRRERMAENFDVFDFELTADEVAAITSMEREGRVSAHPNEVN; encoded by the coding sequence ATGGTTGCAAACGCAAATATCCCCACCCTGGAACTCAACAACGGCACCGTGATCCCGCAGCTCGGCTTCGGCGTCTTCCGCGTCGACCCCGCCGAGACCACGCGCATCGTCACCGACGCGCTCGAGGTCGGATACCGCCACATCGACACCGCCGCGATCTACGGCAACGAGACCGGCGTCGGCGAGGCCATCGCCTCCTCCGGCATCGCCCGCGACGACCTGTTCGTCACCACCAAGCTGTGGAACGACCGCCAGACCGACGCCCAGGCCGCCTTCGACGAGTCGCTCGAGAAGCTGGGCCTCGACTACGTGGACCTGTACCTCATCCACTGGCCCACCCCGGAGAAGGACACCTTCGTCGAGGCGTGGAAGTCGCTGGAGACCATCTACGCCAGTGGCCGCGCGAAGGCGATCGGCGTCTCCAACTTCCTCGTGCCGCACCTGGAGAAGCTGCTCGCGAACACGGACATCGTCCCCGCCGTGAACCAGATCGAGCTGCACCCGGCCCACCAGCAGCCGGAGGTGACCGCGTTCGCCCGCGAGCACGGCATCCAGATCGAGGCCTGGGGCCCGCTCGGCCAGGGCAAGTACCCGCTCTTCGACGCCCCCGAGGTGTCCGGCCCGGCCGCCGCCCACGGCAAGACGCCCGCCCAGGTCGTCATCCGCTGGCACCTGCAGACCGGCAACATCGTCTTCCCCAAGTCGAACCGCCGCGAGCGCATGGCGGAGAACTTCGACGTGTTCGACTTCGAGCTGACCGCCGACGAGGTCGCCGCGATCACCTCGATGGAGCGCGAGGGCCGCGTCAGCGCGCACCCCAACGAGGTCAACTAG